The sequence TCTTCGTCAGTCTTAGCGCTCGTGTGTATGATTATATCCATACCTCTTATGGCATCCACCTTCTCGTAATCTATCTCTGGAAACACGATCTGTTCGGATATACCAAAAGCGTAGTTACCTCTACCGTCAAAAGACCTTGGGTTTAGTCCTTTAAAGTCCTTTACTCTTGGAAGAGCTATGGATATGAGCTTGTCTAAAAAGTCCCACATCCTCTCTTTTCTGAGAGTTACCTTTAGTCCCACCGGCATACCTTTCCTTAGCTTAAAGCCTGCCTCGGACTTTTTGGCTCTTCTGACAGCTGGATGCTGACCCGTTATAAGCTTTATGTCCTCCATAGCCCTTTCTAAATGCTTTATATCCTGCACCGCTTCTCCCACACCCATATTGACCA is a genomic window of Hydrogenobacter hydrogenophilus containing:
- the rplE gene encoding 50S ribosomal protein L5; this encodes MSVETKYIPRLYIKYRDEVVPKLINRFGYKNPMEVPKIVKVVVNMGVGEAVQDIKHLERAMEDIKLITGQHPAVRRAKKSEAGFKLRKGMPVGLKVTLRKERMWDFLDKLISIALPRVKDFKGLNPRSFDGRGNYAFGISEQIVFPEIDYEKVDAIRGMDIIIHTSAKTDEEALWLLSLLGLPIRSA